A single region of the Arthrobacter sp. PAMC25564 genome encodes:
- a CDS encoding CsbD family protein encodes MGLGDKIHNAAEKLHGKGKAAAGDATGDDQLKAEGKHEQVKAELKQAGEKIKDVFKKH; translated from the coding sequence ATGGGTTTGGGTGACAAGATCCACAACGCCGCCGAGAAACTCCACGGCAAGGGCAAAGCGGCCGCCGGCGATGCCACCGGCGACGACCAGCTGAAGGCCGAGGGCAAACACGAACAAGTCAAAGCGGAGCTTAAGCAGGCCGGCGAAAAAATCAAAGACGTCTTCAAGAAACACTGA
- a CDS encoding polyprenyl synthetase family protein: MSAAWALVDNHEFVSRVASDTLTVDRPLYRGVRAAIRSYDRPARQALRSRTAVDRWLTAHGLLDRIHDVEQALEALAADELPMLDTAAAELRDVPAERVRTALLLLSAAGAGEVARAGAGAGAMAVGAAAGRDAHQLAVAAELACLALAAHEDVLDPAPAGGAPTRSANRFAVSAGDYLLFRSFGLAAQLGSGYVQLMSRASADVCAGTLLRLQGIPEHPGRGAPEDEVARLTTGTLFELPVLLGAALAGPAPGTAARTAAVGRALGLVTAAGRARSHGAEAGGEERWERAVRQLTAACAQLPAGPSADALRTRTGATSAGNSRPLALGCSWDVCAAIHSGASRSGFGGRPARPAGFLR, translated from the coding sequence ATGAGCGCGGCGTGGGCGCTGGTGGACAACCACGAGTTCGTCTCGAGGGTCGCGAGCGACACCCTGACGGTGGACAGGCCGCTGTACCGTGGCGTCCGCGCCGCGATCCGCAGCTACGACCGGCCGGCGCGGCAGGCCTTGCGCAGCCGGACCGCGGTGGACCGGTGGCTCACCGCGCACGGGCTGCTGGACCGGATCCACGACGTCGAACAGGCGCTCGAAGCGCTCGCGGCGGACGAGCTTCCCATGCTCGACACGGCGGCGGCCGAGCTGCGGGACGTGCCAGCCGAACGCGTGCGCACCGCACTGCTGCTCCTCAGCGCCGCCGGCGCTGGTGAGGTGGCCCGCGCTGGCGCAGGGGCCGGCGCCATGGCCGTCGGCGCGGCGGCCGGGCGGGACGCGCACCAGCTCGCGGTGGCCGCCGAGCTCGCCTGCCTGGCGCTCGCCGCCCACGAGGACGTGCTGGATCCCGCACCTGCGGGAGGGGCACCGACCCGGTCCGCGAACCGCTTCGCCGTGTCCGCCGGCGACTATCTGCTCTTCCGGTCCTTCGGCCTGGCCGCGCAGCTCGGCTCCGGCTACGTGCAGCTTATGAGCCGTGCGAGCGCCGACGTGTGCGCCGGAACCCTCCTGCGGCTGCAAGGCATTCCGGAGCACCCGGGCCGCGGCGCGCCGGAGGACGAGGTCGCGCGCCTGACGACCGGCACCCTCTTCGAGCTCCCGGTGCTGCTGGGTGCCGCGCTCGCCGGCCCGGCACCGGGCACCGCCGCACGGACGGCCGCCGTCGGGCGCGCTCTTGGACTCGTCACAGCGGCCGGGCGCGCCCGTTCGCACGGTGCCGAGGCCGGTGGCGAGGAAAGGTGGGAGCGGGCGGTCCGGCAGCTCACCGCGGCGTGCGCGCAGTTGCCCGCTGGCCCGTCCGCGGACGCACTCCGGACGCGTACCGGAGCGACGTCAGCCGGTAACTCCCGGCCGCTGGCACTTGGCTGTTCTTGGGATGTCTGCGCAGCTATTCATAGCGGAGCGAGTCGATCGGGTTTTGGCGGGCGGCCCGCCAGGCCGGCAGGGTTCCTGCGATGA
- a CDS encoding ABC transporter permease, translated as MKPLEILKTAITNSFRSKLRTSLTILAIFVGAFTLTITNGLGTGISNYIDTQVAAVGSSSTFTVAKTDTSGNPASGPKKYDPSTRVLAAGGRPGSTQQALGQADLTTIGTIPGITGVTPVTRLSPDYVQWNDGEKYQLSVSPLAGAQPQLAAGTALDDSGTQPQLILPASYVAPLGFADNNQAVGQDATIGITDATGTIHPITARITGIEQSALLGGGGAFINTALSTALADAQGTGAAATTKTAWAAATATFAPSSAAQIKDMKNRLADAGYTAQTLDDRIGTVKTIISGIIGVLDAFAVIALIAAGFGIVNTLLMSVQERTREIGLMKAMGMGSGSVFGLFSTEAAFIGFLGSAIGSAAAIGIGTAVSGALARGPLSDLAGLHILAFAPGSVAGVILLVMAIAFIAGTLPAWRAARQNPIDSLRYE; from the coding sequence ATGAAACCGCTCGAAATCCTGAAGACCGCCATTACAAACAGCTTCCGCAGCAAACTGCGCACGTCACTGACCATCCTGGCCATCTTCGTCGGCGCGTTCACGCTCACCATCACCAACGGCCTCGGCACCGGCATCTCCAACTACATCGACACCCAGGTCGCCGCCGTCGGCTCCAGCAGCACCTTCACCGTCGCCAAGACCGACACCAGCGGCAATCCCGCCTCGGGGCCGAAAAAATACGACCCCAGCACCAGGGTCCTCGCGGCCGGCGGGCGGCCCGGCTCAACGCAGCAGGCCCTGGGCCAGGCCGACCTTACTACGATCGGCACCATCCCGGGCATCACCGGGGTCACTCCGGTCACCCGGCTCAGCCCGGACTACGTCCAATGGAACGACGGCGAGAAGTACCAGCTGTCCGTCAGCCCCCTCGCCGGAGCCCAGCCCCAACTCGCGGCAGGCACGGCCCTGGACGATTCCGGCACCCAACCCCAGCTCATCCTTCCCGCCAGCTACGTGGCACCGCTGGGATTCGCGGACAACAACCAGGCCGTCGGCCAGGACGCCACGATCGGCATCACCGACGCGACCGGAACGATCCACCCCATCACAGCCCGCATCACCGGCATCGAACAAAGCGCCCTGCTCGGCGGCGGCGGTGCCTTCATCAACACAGCGCTCTCCACCGCCCTTGCCGATGCCCAGGGCACCGGAGCAGCGGCCACCACTAAAACCGCATGGGCGGCTGCGACAGCCACCTTCGCCCCGTCCTCCGCCGCGCAGATCAAGGACATGAAAAACAGGCTCGCCGACGCCGGATACACCGCGCAGACGCTCGATGACCGGATCGGCACCGTCAAGACCATCATCAGCGGGATCATCGGAGTCCTTGACGCCTTCGCCGTCATCGCCCTGATCGCCGCTGGCTTTGGCATCGTGAACACCCTGCTGATGTCCGTACAGGAACGCACCCGGGAAATCGGCCTCATGAAAGCCATGGGGATGGGCAGCGGATCCGTCTTCGGGCTCTTCAGCACCGAAGCGGCATTCATCGGCTTCCTCGGAAGCGCCATCGGCTCCGCCGCCGCCATCGGGATCGGCACCGCCGTCAGCGGCGCCCTCGCCCGCGGGCCCCTCAGCGACCTGGCCGGCCTGCATATTCTCGCCTTCGCCCCCGGTTCCGTCGCCGGGGTCATCCTCCTGGTCATGGCCATCGCCTTCATCGCAGGAACCCTGCCGGCCTGGCGGGCCGCCCGCCAAAACCCGATCGACTCGCTCCGCTATGAATAG
- a CDS encoding ABC transporter ATP-binding protein: MSEPILAARDLIKTYGRGPDRFDALKGVSLEIARGDSVAIVGKSGSGKSTLMHLLALLDTPGGGEILVDGTDAKTLNGRRLNALRNSMFGFVFQQFFLNPASSVLENVVLPLKIAGIGTRERRARGMAILEQLELADKARNKAGNLSGGQKQRVVIARALVNTPQVLFADEPTGNLDTATGRIVEDILFDLNTNHGITLITVTHDHDLAARFNRRLYIRDGLLINTDEEHAA, from the coding sequence ATGTCTGAACCAATCCTCGCCGCGCGCGACCTGATCAAGACCTATGGGCGCGGCCCCGACCGCTTCGATGCCCTCAAGGGCGTCTCCCTGGAGATCGCCCGCGGCGATTCCGTGGCCATCGTGGGTAAAAGCGGCTCCGGCAAATCAACCCTGATGCACCTTCTCGCTCTGCTGGACACCCCCGGTGGCGGCGAGATCCTCGTTGACGGGACCGACGCGAAGACCCTGAACGGACGCAGGCTCAACGCGCTGCGGAATTCCATGTTCGGCTTCGTGTTCCAGCAGTTCTTCCTGAACCCGGCCTCCAGCGTGCTGGAAAACGTCGTCCTGCCGCTCAAGATCGCCGGCATCGGCACCCGCGAACGGCGCGCACGCGGCATGGCCATCCTGGAACAACTCGAATTGGCCGACAAGGCGCGCAACAAGGCCGGCAACCTCTCCGGAGGCCAGAAACAGCGGGTCGTGATCGCCCGCGCCCTGGTCAACACCCCACAGGTCCTGTTCGCGGACGAGCCCACCGGGAACCTGGACACCGCCACCGGACGCATCGTCGAGGACATCCTGTTCGACCTCAATACCAACCACGGCATCACCTTGATCACCGTCACCCACGACCATGACCTGGCCGCCCGCTTCAACCGCCGTCTCTACATCCGTGACGGCCTGCTGATCAACACCGACGAGGAGCACGCGGCATGA
- a CDS encoding TetR/AcrR family transcriptional regulator yields MRETAAGASEAGGTREKIQSVALRLFADQGYESTSMRQIAEQLGITKAALYYHFTSKEAIVRALIEAMLADVTALVEWARAQEPGPDLRREVLGRWSAIMHNQGLRMFRFLGANYRLVRDIRGEPGQPGGMAAVVGELFAILTPPDASVEDQLRVRFALLIINMTGMAARDLDAGEEDILDAAARISIGLLPPGV; encoded by the coding sequence ATGAGGGAAACAGCAGCGGGTGCATCCGAAGCAGGCGGGACGCGGGAGAAGATCCAGTCCGTTGCCCTGCGGCTGTTCGCTGACCAGGGGTACGAGTCGACGTCGATGCGGCAGATCGCAGAGCAGCTGGGCATCACCAAGGCTGCTCTCTATTACCACTTCACCAGCAAGGAAGCCATTGTCCGGGCGTTGATCGAGGCCATGCTGGCCGACGTCACCGCCCTGGTGGAATGGGCCCGTGCACAGGAGCCCGGCCCGGACCTGCGCCGTGAAGTGCTCGGACGCTGGTCGGCCATCATGCACAACCAGGGCCTGCGGATGTTCCGCTTCCTCGGCGCAAACTACCGCCTGGTCCGCGACATCCGTGGCGAACCCGGACAGCCCGGCGGTATGGCCGCCGTCGTCGGTGAACTGTTCGCTATCCTGACCCCTCCGGACGCCAGCGTCGAAGACCAGCTCCGGGTGCGTTTCGCCCTGCTCATCATTAATATGACCGGCATGGCAGCCCGCGATCTCGACGCCGGCGAAGAGGACATCCTCGACGCCGCGGCACGGATCTCCATCGGACTGCTGCCGCCCGGCGTCTGA
- a CDS encoding MDR family MFS transporter yields the protein MDAESQLGQARLSPRQIVTAMSGLIIAMLLAQLDNMIVAPALPTIVGELGGMEHLAWVTTGYVVASTVATPIWGKLGDIFGHRVTFMVSIVVFLAGSALCGMSQDMTALISSRAFQGLGAGGLMVGIMAAIGLMVPPRERAKYQGIMMAVMPLAMIGGPLLGGFITDHASWRWAFYVNLPLGIISLIVCWFTLKLPQEARNAKVRIDWWGSALLSIWITALVLMLSWGGSQYEWNSPEIIGLGATAVVGLVAFLYIENKAAEPVIPLRLFSSRNFSLANLLGFVVGFAMFGGITFLPQFQQYVQGQSATGSGLLLMPMMLAAMVVSLAGGQLITRTGHYKALPIAGAALMAAGLYLFSTMGLDTPAWLSGIYMAVLGAGMGCMMQTTNLIAQNSVHIRDIGAATGTSTFARNMGGSLGISVLGSIYASRLADTMGKPAAGGVHPSGQITPATLHSLPPAVQDLFKHAVTSGIQDVYLWASIIAAAGFVLAWFIKQVPLRGYAPTPAEAAEATAEELAV from the coding sequence ATGGATGCTGAGAGCCAGCTCGGGCAGGCCCGACTTTCGCCCCGACAGATTGTCACTGCGATGAGCGGGCTCATCATCGCGATGCTCCTGGCGCAGCTGGACAATATGATCGTTGCCCCGGCGTTGCCGACCATTGTGGGGGAGCTCGGTGGCATGGAGCACCTGGCCTGGGTCACCACCGGGTACGTGGTGGCCTCCACCGTGGCCACCCCGATCTGGGGCAAGCTTGGGGATATCTTCGGCCACCGGGTGACCTTCATGGTCTCGATCGTGGTGTTCCTGGCCGGATCTGCGCTGTGCGGGATGAGCCAGGACATGACTGCGCTGATTTCCTCCCGGGCGTTCCAGGGCCTCGGCGCCGGGGGATTGATGGTCGGCATCATGGCAGCGATCGGGCTGATGGTTCCGCCGCGGGAACGCGCCAAGTACCAGGGCATCATGATGGCCGTCATGCCCCTGGCCATGATCGGCGGACCCCTGCTCGGTGGATTCATTACCGACCATGCCTCCTGGCGGTGGGCTTTCTACGTCAACCTGCCGCTGGGCATCATCTCCCTGATCGTGTGCTGGTTCACCCTCAAACTGCCCCAGGAGGCGCGGAACGCAAAGGTGCGCATCGACTGGTGGGGATCGGCGTTGCTGAGCATCTGGATCACCGCCCTGGTGCTCATGCTCAGCTGGGGCGGGAGCCAGTATGAATGGAATTCTCCGGAGATCATCGGACTCGGCGCGACCGCCGTCGTGGGACTGGTCGCATTCCTGTACATCGAAAACAAAGCCGCCGAACCCGTCATCCCGCTTCGTCTTTTCTCCAGCCGCAATTTCTCCCTGGCCAACCTGCTCGGTTTCGTCGTCGGGTTCGCCATGTTCGGCGGGATCACGTTCCTGCCCCAGTTCCAGCAATACGTCCAAGGCCAGTCGGCGACGGGCAGCGGGCTGCTGCTGATGCCCATGATGCTTGCTGCGATGGTGGTTTCCCTGGCCGGCGGACAGCTCATCACGCGCACGGGGCATTACAAGGCCCTCCCCATCGCCGGGGCTGCCCTGATGGCGGCGGGCCTGTACTTGTTCTCGACCATGGGTCTGGACACGCCGGCCTGGCTCTCCGGGATCTACATGGCGGTCCTCGGCGCAGGCATGGGCTGCATGATGCAGACCACGAACCTCATCGCGCAGAACAGTGTCCACATCAGGGACATCGGGGCCGCCACCGGCACCAGCACTTTCGCCCGGAACATGGGCGGATCGCTGGGCATCTCGGTGCTCGGGTCGATCTATGCCAGCCGCCTTGCCGACACGATGGGCAAGCCTGCTGCCGGCGGAGTCCACCCCAGCGGCCAGATCACCCCCGCAACACTGCACTCGCTACCGCCCGCCGTCCAGGACCTCTTCAAACATGCCGTCACCAGCGGCATCCAGGACGTCTACCTCTGGGCATCGATCATCGCGGCGGCCGGCTTTGTGCTTGCTTGGTTTATCAAGCAAGTCCCGCTGCGCGGGTATGCCCCGACGCCGGCGGAGGCCGCCGAAGCGACCGCCGAAGAACTCGCCGTCTAG
- a CDS encoding SLC13 family permease, giving the protein MRALTAGFSILADSTTDKIHDPWVAHDTQVLIVAALGIVLVVVLIIWAKFHAFLALTISSLLVGVFSGISLPDVTKSYENGVGGVLGYVGVLIALGAMLGKLLGDSGGADKIVDTLLRGRAATLPWKMALIAGIIGIPMFFEVGLVLLVPVVMLAVHRSRGPAMLLAIPALAGLSVLHGFIPPHPGPVAAIGLLHADIGITLALGLLIAIPVVAVCGPLFSRLAARWVPIGAAGAGLAFVGETAGTTTPGSATQTAGNGQQATHQQQEPQSSEPRQGSQDPEATRSPSFGWTLATVLSPVVLMLLRAAADLWVDPHSALYNVLSILGDPVVALLIAVLLAMATFGTAVGFSAATLGKKIGASLLPIVGVLLIVGAGGGFKQVLVDGGTGTAIGKVAAAASLSALMLGWIVAVLIRVSTGSATVATVTAAGIVAPLASGLPPAQLALVVLAVGAGSLFFSHVNDAGFWLVKEYFGMTVWETIKTWSVMETLISVMGLLLTLLLSTFL; this is encoded by the coding sequence ATGCGCGCCCTGACCGCCGGCTTCAGCATCCTGGCCGACTCGACCACCGACAAGATCCATGATCCCTGGGTGGCCCACGATACCCAGGTCCTCATTGTCGCCGCCCTGGGCATCGTCCTCGTCGTTGTCCTGATCATCTGGGCCAAGTTCCACGCGTTCCTGGCCCTGACCATCAGCTCCCTTCTCGTCGGCGTGTTTTCCGGCATTTCATTACCCGACGTCACAAAATCCTACGAAAACGGTGTGGGCGGCGTGCTCGGATACGTGGGCGTGCTGATCGCCCTCGGAGCGATGCTTGGCAAATTGCTCGGCGATTCGGGAGGCGCCGACAAGATCGTTGACACCCTGCTGCGCGGGCGGGCGGCCACACTGCCGTGGAAGATGGCGCTCATCGCGGGCATCATCGGCATTCCCATGTTCTTCGAAGTCGGACTGGTCCTTCTGGTCCCGGTCGTTATGCTCGCCGTCCACCGCTCGCGGGGACCGGCCATGCTGCTGGCCATCCCCGCTCTGGCGGGTCTGTCCGTGTTGCACGGATTCATTCCGCCGCACCCCGGCCCGGTGGCCGCCATCGGCCTCCTGCACGCCGACATCGGCATCACCCTGGCCCTGGGCCTGTTGATCGCCATTCCGGTCGTAGCCGTCTGCGGCCCACTGTTCAGCCGTCTTGCCGCCCGCTGGGTCCCCATCGGCGCAGCCGGGGCCGGCCTCGCTTTCGTCGGGGAAACCGCAGGCACCACCACGCCCGGAAGCGCCACACAAACTGCAGGCAACGGGCAACAGGCCACGCACCAGCAGCAGGAACCACAGTCCTCCGAGCCGCGGCAGGGTTCCCAGGATCCGGAGGCGACGCGGTCCCCGTCCTTCGGCTGGACACTGGCCACGGTGTTGTCCCCGGTAGTGCTCATGCTGCTGCGGGCCGCCGCGGACCTCTGGGTGGACCCTCACAGCGCCCTGTACAACGTGCTCAGCATCCTCGGGGACCCCGTCGTGGCCCTGCTCATCGCCGTGCTGCTGGCCATGGCCACCTTCGGAACGGCGGTGGGCTTCTCCGCAGCAACCCTGGGCAAGAAAATCGGGGCCAGCCTGCTGCCCATCGTGGGCGTCTTGCTCATCGTCGGCGCCGGAGGCGGCTTCAAACAGGTACTGGTGGACGGCGGCACCGGCACCGCCATCGGCAAAGTCGCCGCGGCGGCGAGCCTCTCGGCGTTGATGCTGGGCTGGATTGTAGCCGTCCTGATCCGCGTCTCCACAGGATCCGCGACGGTGGCAACGGTGACCGCCGCAGGCATCGTGGCGCCTCTCGCATCCGGACTGCCACCGGCCCAACTGGCGCTGGTGGTCCTCGCCGTCGGCGCGGGCTCCCTGTTCTTCTCCCACGTCAACGATGCGGGTTTCTGGCTCGTCAAGGAATATTTCGGCATGACCGTCTGGGAAACCATAAAGACGTGGTCGGTGATGGAAACCCTGATCTCCGTCATGGGTCTGCTCCTGACCCTGCTGCTCTCCACATTCCTGTAG
- a CDS encoding gluconokinase, whose protein sequence is MNRAAGESMAPRVLVLMGVSGCGKTTVGALLARRYGWKFQEGDELHPQANVDKMRSGHPLDDADRWPWLQKVAAWIGTQLDSGSDGVITCSALKRSYRDVLNRRGAGVVFVYLAGTPETIAARLAVRRGHFMPPGLLASQFEALEEPAPDEPFIRIDIGAPPEKVLQGIVDELGLDRRAGTENPPCAP, encoded by the coding sequence ATGAACCGTGCGGCCGGGGAATCGATGGCACCCAGGGTGTTGGTCCTCATGGGTGTTTCGGGCTGTGGAAAGACGACTGTTGGTGCACTGTTGGCCAGGCGGTACGGCTGGAAATTCCAAGAGGGAGACGAGCTGCATCCGCAGGCAAACGTGGACAAAATGCGTTCCGGCCACCCTCTGGACGACGCGGACCGCTGGCCGTGGCTTCAGAAGGTAGCGGCCTGGATCGGTACGCAGCTCGACTCCGGCTCCGACGGCGTCATCACCTGCTCCGCCCTCAAACGCTCCTATCGAGACGTCCTCAACCGCCGTGGCGCCGGCGTCGTATTCGTCTACCTGGCCGGCACACCCGAGACGATCGCAGCCAGGCTCGCGGTCCGCCGGGGCCACTTTATGCCACCGGGGCTGCTGGCGAGCCAGTTCGAAGCCCTGGAAGAGCCGGCACCGGATGAACCGTTCATCCGGATCGATATCGGAGCCCCACCGGAAAAAGTCCTCCAAGGAATTGTCGATGAACTGGGCTTGGACCGCCGAGCCGGAACGGAGAATCCCCCATGCGCGCCCTGA
- a CDS encoding flavodoxin domain-containing protein, producing the protein MTVLVAFASALGSTREIAQHVASRMAVNLGEVECRSVEQVESVSGYEAVVVGSAIHNQAWLPPVSQFFTCHAPELAKLPVWAFSVGMADALPKPFRRRAAAVQQERLAGVLFKKVPLRGHKVFSGVYKAVQMPAPLRVLFRLIGGRFGDLRDWAAVDAWTDQITAQLAKPASPASSGSVTP; encoded by the coding sequence ATGACTGTTCTAGTTGCTTTTGCAAGTGCGCTGGGGTCCACCCGGGAGATAGCCCAACATGTAGCCTCCCGAATGGCGGTTAACCTGGGCGAGGTCGAGTGCCGGTCCGTGGAGCAGGTCGAGTCCGTCTCCGGCTACGAGGCTGTTGTGGTCGGCAGCGCCATCCACAACCAGGCGTGGCTGCCCCCGGTTTCACAGTTTTTCACCTGCCATGCGCCCGAACTGGCCAAACTGCCCGTCTGGGCCTTCAGCGTGGGGATGGCTGACGCCCTGCCTAAGCCGTTTCGCAGGCGCGCTGCGGCAGTGCAACAGGAGCGTCTGGCAGGGGTTCTGTTCAAGAAAGTCCCGCTTCGCGGCCACAAGGTCTTCTCCGGTGTCTACAAGGCCGTCCAGATGCCGGCACCCCTCCGGGTCTTGTTCCGGCTCATCGGGGGCCGCTTCGGAGACTTGCGGGACTGGGCGGCTGTCGACGCCTGGACCGATCAGATTACAGCCCAACTTGCCAAACCTGCTTCACCCGCGTCTTCCGGCAGCGTCACGCCGTAG
- a CDS encoding YcnI family protein: protein MKTSIRRTLKTVTAATATAGLIALGATAASAHVKVDPDDTGANGYSHLTFNVPNESPTAKTSKLEVTLPTGTPFTSVSVKPVEGWTAQVITSDLPKPVTVSGTTVTKAPGSVVWTADEAHQIGQNQYQAFSLSVGKLPAAGTVVTLPAAQTYTDGTVVNWDEQAAEGQPEPKHPAPSFTTTAEDGTGPTASASPVAAAPASQTSEVSGNGESVWGTVLGGAGFVLGAAALGLVLAGRRTRTAK, encoded by the coding sequence ATGAAAACCTCAATCCGCCGTACCCTCAAGACCGTCACCGCCGCGACCGCGACGGCGGGGCTGATCGCCCTGGGCGCCACCGCCGCCTCCGCCCACGTCAAGGTCGACCCCGACGACACCGGCGCGAACGGCTACTCGCACCTGACCTTCAACGTCCCGAACGAATCCCCGACCGCGAAGACCAGCAAACTCGAGGTCACGCTGCCCACCGGGACCCCGTTCACCTCCGTCTCGGTCAAGCCCGTCGAGGGCTGGACCGCGCAGGTCATCACGAGTGACCTGCCCAAGCCGGTGACCGTGTCCGGCACCACCGTCACCAAGGCACCGGGCTCCGTGGTCTGGACCGCGGACGAGGCACACCAGATCGGGCAGAACCAGTACCAGGCGTTCTCGCTGTCCGTGGGCAAGCTCCCCGCAGCCGGGACCGTCGTGACCCTGCCCGCGGCGCAGACCTACACCGACGGGACCGTGGTCAACTGGGACGAACAAGCCGCCGAGGGCCAGCCCGAGCCCAAGCACCCGGCCCCGTCCTTCACCACCACCGCCGAAGACGGAACCGGGCCCACGGCCTCCGCGTCCCCGGTGGCCGCCGCCCCCGCGAGCCAGACCTCCGAGGTCTCCGGCAACGGGGAATCCGTGTGGGGCACCGTCCTGGGCGGCGCCGGATTCGTCCTCGGCGCAGCAGCGCTGGGCCTGGTCCTGGCCGGCCGCCGCACCCGCACCGCCAAGTAA
- a CDS encoding copper resistance CopC family protein: MKTPPRHRSGYRAGRFLLTLATAAFLMVPAAAAQAHDALETTDPANGSVVGTVPATIGLTFNHTPIAIGSVVRVQDPTGTDQADGPVAIVDNHVSQAVKTGAPEGKYTVVWRVVSSDGHPIDGTFTFTAGSAGAANTAAAATPSASPSPAPADTSGAVPAGLITAGAVALFLVIAFVALSIIIKRRLRGPESRS; encoded by the coding sequence GTGAAAACCCCACCCCGTCACCGTTCCGGATACCGGGCCGGCCGTTTCCTGCTGACCCTGGCCACGGCCGCGTTCCTGATGGTTCCCGCCGCGGCGGCGCAGGCCCACGACGCCCTCGAGACGACCGACCCGGCCAACGGGTCCGTTGTCGGCACCGTTCCGGCAACGATCGGCCTGACCTTCAACCACACCCCGATCGCGATCGGATCCGTGGTCCGCGTCCAGGACCCCACCGGCACCGACCAGGCCGACGGGCCCGTGGCGATCGTGGACAACCATGTCAGCCAGGCGGTCAAGACCGGTGCCCCGGAAGGGAAGTACACGGTGGTCTGGCGGGTGGTGTCCTCCGACGGCCACCCCATCGACGGAACCTTCACCTTCACCGCCGGCAGCGCCGGCGCCGCCAACACGGCCGCCGCCGCAACGCCGTCGGCGTCCCCGTCTCCAGCCCCGGCAGATACCAGCGGGGCCGTCCCGGCGGGACTGATCACAGCGGGAGCCGTCGCTCTCTTCCTGGTGATTGCGTTCGTCGCGCTGTCCATCATCATCAAGCGCCGGCTCCGCGGCCCGGAATCCCGCAGCTAA